From Caldicellulosiruptor hydrothermalis 108, a single genomic window includes:
- a CDS encoding carbohydrate ABC transporter permease, which yields MGKERSAKLWHNMGILLFLAPALILIGVYIIWPIIMSFNLSRFDWDGISPQKIYVGFKNWIDLMHDTIFWHALGNNIKFIILSLVIEMPIAILLAVLLDRGGKKFDIFKSLFYLPMLMSSVAIGVLFKYIYDPQFGLLSGILNFLHLDFLAQDWLGDPKIAFYSVVAVICWQYIPFYMIFFIAALSNIPQELYEAAKIDGATQGQYFWKIELPLLSPSIKTACILSLIGSLKYFDLIYVMTEGGPSNATELMATYMYKSAFASFKMGYGSTIASAMFIIITTAGIVAYFATRQKEA from the coding sequence ATGGGAAAAGAGAGGTCAGCAAAGCTATGGCACAATATGGGAATACTTCTTTTTTTGGCACCTGCATTAATTCTTATAGGGGTTTATATAATCTGGCCCATTATAATGTCATTTAACTTGAGTAGATTCGACTGGGATGGTATTTCTCCCCAAAAGATTTATGTTGGATTTAAGAATTGGATTGATTTAATGCATGATACAATTTTTTGGCACGCCTTAGGAAACAATATAAAGTTTATTATCCTTTCTCTTGTTATTGAAATGCCAATAGCAATTCTTTTAGCAGTGTTACTTGACAGGGGTGGTAAGAAGTTTGACATTTTTAAATCGTTGTTTTATCTTCCGATGCTTATGTCATCTGTTGCAATAGGTGTTCTTTTTAAGTATATATATGACCCTCAATTTGGGCTTTTAAGCGGAATTTTAAACTTTTTACATCTTGACTTTTTAGCACAAGATTGGCTCGGTGACCCTAAGATTGCATTTTATTCAGTAGTTGCGGTAATTTGCTGGCAGTATATACCTTTTTATATGATATTCTTTATTGCTGCTCTTTCAAACATTCCGCAGGAACTTTATGAAGCAGCTAAGATTGATGGTGCAACACAGGGACAGTATTTCTGGAAAATTGAACTTCCTCTTCTTTCACCATCAATAAAAACGGCTTGTATTTTATCTTTGATTGGTTCATTGAAATATTTTGATTTAATTTATGTAATGACTGAAGGTGGTCCTTCAAACGCAACAGAGCTCATGGCAACATATATGTACAAAAGTGCTTTTGCTTCTTTTAAGATGGGATATGGTAGTACCATTGCCTCTGCAATGTTTATAATCATTACAACAGCTGGAATTGTGGCATATTTTGCGACGCGGCAAAAAGAAGCATAA
- a CDS encoding ROK family transcriptional regulator — protein sequence MGNHTLLKQINKLLVLKTILDNKIISRAKISRLVDLNKATVSNLTDELIKEGYVVEKGYGKSKGGRRPVLLQVNKDVGSIIGIDLGVDYIHIILSNFVGEVIFEEYANMKMGEDKEKLLDLLFDLIERAINRAPQTPKGILGIGIGVPGIVEKESGIVLIAPNLKWKNVHLKSIVQQRFNLPVYIDNEANAGALGEKWFGEWGKVTDLIYLSVGIGLGAGIIIDNKLFRGAAGFAGEVGHTTINFQDDVCSCGNIGCLENFASERALLSVIKKLVKEGAEDRYISCENVDEITPSQIIQAAKDGSRVCRMAVLEVAEKMAIGIANLVNIFNPEIVIIGNKVSFFGDLFLEKLREVVNQKSFIAQFYDLKIEVSKLKDRAVVLGCIAMVISDMLSFPEYT from the coding sequence ATGGGCAACCACACGCTGCTAAAGCAGATAAACAAGCTTTTAGTTTTGAAAACAATTTTAGATAACAAGATAATATCCCGCGCGAAAATATCAAGGCTTGTGGATTTAAATAAAGCAACAGTGTCGAACCTCACCGATGAGCTCATAAAAGAAGGTTATGTAGTAGAAAAAGGATATGGCAAGTCCAAAGGCGGAAGAAGACCTGTCCTTTTGCAGGTAAATAAGGATGTAGGTTCAATCATAGGAATTGACTTAGGTGTCGACTATATTCATATTATTCTCTCAAACTTTGTGGGAGAAGTTATTTTTGAAGAATATGCCAACATGAAGATGGGGGAGGACAAAGAAAAACTTTTGGATCTTCTTTTTGACCTGATTGAAAGAGCAATAAATAGAGCTCCACAAACACCCAAAGGAATTTTAGGTATTGGTATTGGTGTTCCAGGTATTGTGGAAAAAGAGTCTGGGATTGTGCTTATTGCTCCAAATTTGAAGTGGAAAAATGTTCACTTAAAGTCGATTGTTCAGCAAAGATTCAACCTCCCTGTTTATATTGACAACGAAGCAAATGCAGGAGCGCTGGGCGAAAAGTGGTTTGGAGAGTGGGGAAAAGTTACTGATTTGATTTATTTGAGTGTTGGAATTGGGCTTGGTGCAGGAATTATTATCGACAACAAACTTTTCAGAGGTGCTGCAGGATTTGCAGGTGAGGTTGGACACACCACTATCAACTTTCAAGACGATGTTTGCAGCTGTGGCAACATCGGCTGTCTTGAGAACTTTGCATCTGAGAGGGCACTTTTGAGTGTTATCAAAAAACTTGTAAAAGAAGGAGCAGAGGATAGGTATATAAGCTGTGAAAATGTAGATGAAATCACTCCTTCTCAGATAATACAAGCAGCAAAAGATGGAAGCAGAGTTTGCAGGATGGCTGTACTTGAGGTTGCTGAAAAGATGGCAATAGGAATTGCGAATCTTGTAAACATTTTTAATCCTGAAATAGTAATTATAGGTAACAAAGTGTCATTTTTTGGTGATTTGTTTTTGGAAAAATTGAGAGAGGTAGTTAATCAAAAGTCTTTTATCGCCCAGTTTTATGATCTTAAGATTGAGGTTTCAAAACTGAAAGACAGAGCTGTAGTGTTGGGATGCATAGCTATGGTGATTTCTGATATGCTTTCTTTTCCAGAGTATACATGA
- a CDS encoding carbohydrate ABC transporter permease: MATGKEIKKWYFAFLAIWTLIADIPFLFMAFTSLKTQMELLMGNTWQIPKKPTIGNYLTVFEGSFFNYLKNSVIAVSVSVVLILLVSSMAAFVFARMKFGLNNVLYSLIIAGMAIPIHVTLIPIYILTNKMKIYDSILALIGPYVALSLPMSIFILTEFMREIPIELEEAAKIDGCSMFRLYSNIILPLSRPALITVGIYNGTYLWNEFIFALVLTSTPEKRTLPLGIWDFQTKYGSDIPAIMAFLTLSLLPMLIAYILGQDKIIKGMMAGAVKG, encoded by the coding sequence ATGGCAACAGGTAAGGAAATAAAAAAATGGTATTTTGCGTTTTTAGCTATCTGGACGTTAATTGCTGACATACCATTTTTGTTTATGGCATTTACATCGCTTAAAACTCAGATGGAACTTCTGATGGGCAATACATGGCAAATACCCAAAAAACCTACGATAGGAAATTATCTTACTGTTTTTGAGGGGAGTTTTTTCAATTATCTCAAGAACAGTGTAATTGCAGTTTCAGTTTCTGTAGTTTTAATCTTACTTGTATCATCTATGGCAGCATTTGTATTTGCGAGAATGAAGTTTGGTCTTAACAATGTTTTGTATTCTCTTATTATAGCAGGAATGGCAATTCCTATACATGTTACATTAATTCCAATTTATATTCTCACAAACAAGATGAAAATTTATGACAGCATTTTAGCGTTAATTGGACCTTATGTGGCTTTGAGCCTTCCAATGTCAATATTTATTCTAACAGAGTTTATGCGTGAGATTCCGATTGAACTTGAAGAAGCAGCTAAAATAGATGGGTGCTCTATGTTCAGGTTATATTCCAACATAATTCTTCCTCTTTCAAGACCAGCTCTGATTACTGTGGGAATATACAACGGTACTTATCTTTGGAATGAGTTTATCTTTGCACTTGTTTTGACAAGCACTCCTGAAAAGAGGACTCTGCCTCTTGGTATTTGGGATTTCCAGACAAAGTATGGTTCAGACATTCCAGCCATCATGGCATTCTTGACATTATCGCTTTTGCCAATGCTGATTGCGTATATTTTGGGTCAGGACAAAATCATAAAAGGCATGATGGCAGGTGCCGTAAAAGGATAA
- a CDS encoding extracellular solute-binding protein: MKRFGRIVAVVTLVVFMLSLVLVFSPSEKAFSSAGGTKKIVFWHITTDAVGKQMIQNQVNRFMKANPGFKVEVVPLQNDAFKTKLKIAMGSNQAPDVFVTWGGGPFFEYVKGGKVKDITVYMNENGYKNRFIDASFGPITYNNKIWAVPVEGAGVALVWYNKEIFKKYNLKVPTTYDEFLDLIKKLKAKGITPISLANKTKWPGCEWYWYLVDRLGGPSVFEKAAERNGGSFADPTFIKAGEMLQNLVKMGAFVKGFNGLDYDTGQSRMLLYSGKAAMELMGTWQIPIMKAENKKFYENNLDFFPFPAIKGGKGDPSNLIGMASSNYYAVTTTCKYPKEAFKMIQYLIDDQAVKERIAYGQIPPVKGLKFTDPMLQKVYNLIAKAKSVQLWWDQYLPPQLAEVHKDIVQSLFGLTITPKAAAEKMEKAAKDYFKK, from the coding sequence GTGAAGAGGTTTGGAAGAATTGTAGCAGTGGTGACTTTGGTTGTTTTCATGTTGAGCTTAGTTTTAGTTTTCTCACCATCTGAAAAGGCTTTCAGCTCAGCTGGTGGAACAAAGAAGATTGTATTTTGGCACATCACAACTGATGCTGTCGGCAAACAGATGATTCAGAATCAGGTAAATCGCTTTATGAAGGCAAATCCTGGTTTCAAGGTTGAAGTTGTTCCTCTTCAAAATGATGCATTTAAGACAAAGCTGAAGATTGCTATGGGTTCAAATCAAGCACCAGACGTATTTGTTACATGGGGTGGCGGTCCTTTCTTTGAATATGTCAAAGGTGGAAAGGTAAAAGACATAACAGTATACATGAACGAAAATGGTTATAAAAACAGGTTTATTGATGCATCATTTGGACCAATTACTTACAACAACAAGATTTGGGCAGTTCCAGTTGAGGGTGCGGGTGTTGCACTTGTCTGGTACAACAAGGAGATTTTCAAAAAATACAATTTAAAAGTTCCAACAACTTATGATGAGTTTTTAGACCTGATTAAAAAGCTGAAAGCAAAAGGTATAACACCAATTTCTCTTGCAAACAAAACAAAATGGCCTGGATGTGAATGGTATTGGTATTTGGTTGATAGACTGGGCGGTCCTTCAGTATTTGAAAAGGCTGCAGAGAGAAATGGAGGAAGTTTTGCAGACCCAACGTTTATAAAGGCAGGAGAAATGCTCCAAAACCTTGTCAAAATGGGTGCATTTGTAAAAGGTTTTAATGGACTTGATTATGATACAGGGCAATCAAGAATGCTTCTGTATTCTGGAAAGGCTGCAATGGAGCTAATGGGCACATGGCAGATACCAATTATGAAAGCTGAAAACAAGAAATTCTATGAGAATAACCTTGATTTCTTCCCATTCCCTGCAATCAAGGGTGGAAAAGGTGACCCAAGCAACTTAATAGGAATGGCATCTTCTAACTACTACGCAGTAACCACTACATGCAAGTATCCAAAAGAAGCATTTAAGATGATTCAGTATCTCATAGATGACCAGGCAGTAAAAGAAAGAATTGCTTATGGTCAGATACCACCTGTAAAAGGTTTGAAGTTTACTGACCCAATGTTACAAAAAGTTTATAACTTGATTGCTAAAGCAAAAAGTGTTCAGCTTTGGTGGGACCAGTACTTGCCGCCTCAGCTTGCAGAGGTACACAAGGATATTGTTCAATCTCTCTTTGGTTTGACAATTACACCAAAAGCTGCTGCTGAAAAGATGGAAAAGGCTGCAAAGGATTACTTTAAGAAATAA
- a CDS encoding endonuclease III domain-containing protein: MKQDITKLASSNDISQFLYNIYNKLYEFWGPQHWWPAETKFEMVIGAILAQNISWNSVEKAICNLKRANILSIEGILQTSDEKLSELIKPAGYYNQKAKRLKEFCNFLKREFNSDLEKLFALDISSLRQVLLSQKGIGFETADSIILYGAEKPIFVVDSYTKRLFYRLGLIESEKAKYEDIQNLVMQNLELDTYIFNEFHALIVKHCKERCKSKKPMCKNCCLSAFCIYLSHGQN; encoded by the coding sequence ATGAAACAAGACATTACAAAATTAGCTTCCTCTAATGACATTTCGCAATTTCTTTACAATATTTATAACAAGCTTTATGAATTTTGGGGCCCTCAACACTGGTGGCCTGCTGAAACCAAATTTGAGATGGTAATAGGCGCTATCTTAGCTCAAAATATCTCTTGGAACTCCGTGGAAAAGGCTATTTGTAATCTAAAAAGAGCAAATATCCTGTCAATTGAAGGAATTTTACAGACTTCTGATGAAAAGTTGTCTGAATTAATCAAACCAGCAGGTTATTATAACCAAAAAGCCAAAAGGTTGAAGGAATTTTGCAACTTTTTGAAAAGAGAATTTAACTCTGACTTAGAAAAATTGTTTGCTCTTGATATCTCAAGTTTGAGACAGGTTCTACTTTCTCAAAAAGGTATAGGATTTGAAACAGCTGATAGCATAATTTTGTACGGTGCTGAAAAACCCATCTTTGTGGTAGACAGTTATACAAAAAGACTTTTTTATAGGCTGGGTTTAATAGAAAGCGAAAAAGCAAAATATGAAGATATACAAAACCTTGTTATGCAAAATCTTGAGTTAGATACATATATTTTTAATGAGTTTCATGCTTTAATTGTAAAACATTGTAAGGAGAGATGTAAATCCAAAAAACCGATGTGCAAGAATTGTTGCTTAAGCGCTTTTTGCATTTATCTTTCCCATGGTCAAAACTAA